A region from the Bactrocera dorsalis isolate Fly_Bdor chromosome 1, ASM2337382v1, whole genome shotgun sequence genome encodes:
- the LOC125780337 gene encoding uncharacterized protein LOC125780337 isoform X5, giving the protein MSSINNYGYEPNNQIIYQNLDSTDQQSLKNLIAELTMEVRALKTEVKELKEENKINLLKLTEEVIAVKLENRGKPSESQSPQFDQLPFYHKKDLDDFEALLLQKPELLEKFKLYIKKTGGEASTPFLRAAIRRIFSDELAMSFSWRGTADKPSAEKCLVTTIIKNICHEMFQVDEKAVRSTLQKHFVYANEKVKKRRLPLSENK; this is encoded by the exons ATGAGCTCTATAAATAATTATGGATATGAACCTAACAACCAAATAATAT ATCAAAATCTAGACAGCACAGACCAACAGtctcttaaaaatttaatagcGGAGTTGACGATGGAAGTGCGGGCTTTAAAGACAGAAGTGAAGGagctaaaggaagaaaacaaaataaatttgttgaagcTGACAGAGGAAGTTATTGCGGTCAAATTGGAAAACAGGGGAAAACCCTCAGAAAGTCAAAGCCCACAATTCGACCAACTACCATTTTACCATAAGAAGGATCTTGACGATTTCGAAGCACTGCTTTTACAAAAGCCAGAGTTGTTGgagaaattt AAACTATATATTAAGAAGACGGGGGGTGAAGCGTCAACCCCTTTTCTAAGAGCAGCAATCAGGCGTATTTTTTCAGATGAGTTGGCAATGTCTTTTTCGTGGAGGGGCACGGCAGATAAGCCAAGCGCGGAAAAATGTTTagttacaacaataataaaaa ATATTTGTCATGAAATGTTTCAAGTGGACGAAAAAGCCGTTAGATCAACGCTACAAAAACATTTCGTTTATGCaaacgaaaaagtaaaaaaacgcCGTCTACCTTTgtctgaaaataaatga